A stretch of the Lolium perenne isolate Kyuss_39 chromosome 3, Kyuss_2.0, whole genome shotgun sequence genome encodes the following:
- the LOC127344064 gene encoding probable indole-3-acetic acid-amido synthetase GH3.1 has product MPEAPSAQPVPASGYAPGAHHQALEFIEHVTANAGKVQRRVLAEILAQNAPAEYLRRYGIPCSSLDAVDAFRRCVPLVTYEDLQPDILRIANGDTSPILSGKPISEFLTSSGTSGGERKLMPTIADELDRRSLLYSLLMPVMGQSLPGLDKGKAMYLLFVKAEARTPGGLAARPVLTSYYRSRQFLDRPHDPYTSYTSPNEAILCVDSYQSMYAQLLCGLVDRADVLRVGAVFASGFLRAIHFLQKHWPRLCHDIRTGELDKEITDRSVRDAVGKLLRANPALADEIEAECLKPSWEGIIPRLWPRTKYIDVIVTGAMSQYIPTLEFYGAGLPLTCTMYASSECYFGLNLNPMCKPGEVAYTLIPTMCYFEFLPVDHCSNANAEPSHRDLVDLVDVKLGHDYELVVTTFSGLCRYRVGDVLRVAGFKNEAPMFSFMRRRNVALSIDSDKTDETELHTAVSSAVQHLAPFGASLVEYTSYADTAAIPGHYVLFWELRAGSTAVPASVFEECCLSVEEALNSVYRQCRACDRSIGPLEIRVVSEGTFDKLMDYALSRGASINQYKAPRCVRPGPVIQLLDARVQAKYFSPKCPKWSPGNKQWNNSKELVSNGGV; this is encoded by the exons ATGCCGGAAGCACCGAGCGCCCAGCCGGTTCCTGCCTCCGGCTACGCCCCCGGGGCGCACCATCAGGCGCTGGAATTCATCGAGCACGTTACAGCCAACGCCGGGAAGGTGCAGCGGCGCGTGCTCGCCGAGATTCTGGCGCAGAACGCGCCGGCCGAGTACCTGCGCCGATACGGCATCCCTTGCAGCTCCCTGGATGCCGTCGACGCCTTCCGCCGCTGCGTCCCGCTTGTGACCTACGAGGACCTCCAGCCGGACATACTCCGAATCGCCAACGGCGACACCTCCCCTATCCTGTCCGGCAAGCCCATCTCCGAGTTCCTCACAAG CTCGGGCACGTCCGGAGGGGAGAGGAAGCTCATGCCGACCATCGCCGACGAGCTGGACAGGCGATCGCTGCTGTACAGCCTACTGATGCCGGTGATGGGCCAGTCGTTGCCCGGACTCGACAAAGGCAAGGCGATGTACCTCCTCTTCGTGAAGGCGGAGGCGCGCACGCCGGGCGGGCTCGCCGCGCGGCCGGTGCTAACTAGCTACTACCGGAGCCGGCAGTTCCTcgaccggccgcatgacccctacACGTCCTACACGAGCCCCAACGAGGCCATTCTTTGCGTGGACTCCTACCAGAGCATGTACGCCCAGCTGCTCTGCGGCCTCGTGGACCGCGCCGACGTGCTGCGCGTCGGCGCCGTGTTCGCCTCGGGCTTCCTCCGCGCCATCCACTTCCTCCAGAAGCACTGGCCTCGCCTGTGCCACGACATCCGCACCGGCGAGCTCGACAAGGAGATCACCGACCGCTCCGTGCGCGACGCCGTCGGGAAGCTGCTCCGGGCCAACCCGGCCCTCGCCGACGAGATCGAGGCCGAGTGCCTGAAGCCGTCGTGGGAGGGCATCATCCCACGCCTGTGGCCCCGCACCAAGTACATCGACGTGATCGTGACGGGCGCCATGTCGCAGTACATCCCGACGCTGGAGTTCTACGGCGCCGGCCTGCCGCTCACGTGCACCATGTACGCCTCTTCGGAGTGTTACTTCGGCCTCAACCTCAACCCCATGTGCAAGCCCGGCGAGGTCGCTTACACCCTCATCCCCACCATGTGCTACTTCGAGTTCCTCCCCGTCGACCATTGCAGCAACGCCAATGCCGAGCCAAGCCACCGCGACCTCGTCGATCTTGTCGACGTGAAGCTCGGTCACGACTACGAGCTCGTCGTAACCACCTTCTCTG GTTTGTGTCGGTATCGCGTGGGCGACGTGCTGAGGGTGGCAGGGTTCAAGAACGAGGCGCCAATGTTCAGCTTCATGCGGCGGCGGAACGTGGCGCTTAGCATCGACTCCGACAAGACGGACGAGACCGAGCTGCACACGGCGGTGAGCAGCGCGGTGCAGCACCTGGCGCCGTTCGGCGCGTCGCTTGTGGAGTACACCAGCTACGCCGACACGGCCGCCATCCCGGGCCACTACGTGCTGTTCTGGGAGCTGCGCGCCGGCAGCACGGCGGTGCCGGCCTCCGTATTCGAGGAGTGCTGCCTGTCCGTGGAGGAGGCTCTGAACAGCGTGTACCGTCAGTGTCGCGCCTGCGACAGGTCCATCGGCCCCCTCGAGATACGCGTCGTCTCCGAAGGCACCTTCGACAAGCTCATGGACTATGCGCTCAGCCGTGGCGCCTCCATCAACCAGTACAAGGCGCCGCGGTGCGTGCGTCCCGGGCCGGTCATCCAGCTGCTTGACGCGAGGGTGCAGGCCAAGTACTTCAGCCCCAAGTGCCCAAAGTGGAGCCCCGGAAACAAGCAATGGAACAACAGCAAAGAGCTGGTGAGTAATGGAGGTGTCTAG